In Gambusia affinis linkage group LG06, SWU_Gaff_1.0, whole genome shotgun sequence, one DNA window encodes the following:
- the bcl7bb gene encoding B-cell CLL/lymphoma 7 protein family member B-B gives MNHNSTKMSGRSGRAETRSRAKDDIKKVLAAIEKVRKWEKKWVTVGDTSLRIFKWVPVTETKQIFRTKSTSGEVRGLKDVVIENTNSMLDFTDENSNQSFLSDVYQPKLDNSSSTSSSQHVSPPHTYNLRAEDSQPPMLGQETVDEPVHSGREGADEPPTLIKEDPLTSGTARRRTPDTQDELDESGAPPLKRICTGENNALR, from the exons ATGAATCATAACAGCACCAAGATGTCGGGACGATCAGGCCGAGCGGAGACCCGAAGTCGGGCTAAAGACGACATTAAAAAGGTTCTGGCAGCCATCGAGAAAGTGCGCAAATG GGAGAAGAAATGGGTGACTGTTGGAGACACATCTTTACGTATTTTCAAGTGGGTTCCAGTAACGGAGACAAAGCAG ATATTTCGCACCAAATCCACTAGTGGAGAGGTCCGGGGTCTCAAAGATGTAGTGATTGAAAACACCAACTCAATGCTGGATTTCACCG ATGAAAACAGCAACCAGAGCTTTCTGTCGGACGTTTATCAGCCAAAActtgacaacagcagcagcacgtCGAGCTCGCAGCACGTCAGCCCTCCACATACCTACAACCTGCGGGCTGAAGACTCTCAGCCTCCGATGCTCGGACAGGAGACGGTCGACG AACCAGTCCATTCAGGTCGGGAGGGTGCAGACGAGCCGCCGACGCTCATCAAGGAGGACCCGCTTACATCTGGAACTGCCAGGCGGAGAACTCCAGACACTCAG GATGAATTAGATGAATCGGGAGCACCACCTTTAAAGAGGATTTGCACAGGGGAAAATAATGCCTTGAGATAG